In the genome of Limanda limanda chromosome 15, fLimLim1.1, whole genome shotgun sequence, one region contains:
- the LOC133020315 gene encoding eukaryotic translation initiation factor 2-alpha kinase 3-like yields the protein MHILYLLYPQVAVENEGRADSVSSTPTKSRFTSKFDSIKSLGKGAFGRVYKVREILRNKKYAVKIVRVKNKKALREVRALSDLRHHSIVGYYTCWMEDTGYMQNSSADSCSSQESPPILEFLYIQMELCGSKTLKHWIKQRNAKTLQDSQRRQESLTIAQQIVSGVEYIHSKVLIHRDLKPANIMFGPDGAVKIGDFGLVTADDVDDENPMERTNETGTFFYMAPEQLETIYDRKVDIFAFGLIYFELLWKLSTGHERAEVFKDARNQKFPKELPLTFTQEEQLMRSMLCKEPKQRPEASALKVELEKLAHTLNPLKTKHQQNVTSDSHTSRRL from the exons atgcatatcTTATATTTACTTTATCCTCAGGTTGCTGTGGAAAACGAGGGTAGGGCCGATAGTGTGAGTAGCACACCAACCAAGTCCAG ATTTACATCAAAGTTTGATTCCATAAAGTCTCTTGGGAAAGGAGCCTTTGGTCGGGTGTACAAAGTAAGAGAAATACTGCGGAACAAGAAGTATGCCGTCAAGATTGTCCGTGTTAAAAA caaaaaaGCTCTGCGAGAGGTGAGGGCATTATCAGACCTTCGTCACCACAGCATTGTGGGATACTACACTTGTTGGATGGAGGATACAGGTTACATGCAGAACAGTTCAGCAGACAGCTGCTCTTCTCA GGAATCACCGCCAATCCTTGAGTTCCTTTACATTCAAATGGAGTTGTGTGGCTCAAAAACACTTAAACACTGGATAAAACAGAGGAATGCGAAAACTCTGCAAGACTCCCAGAGACGACAGGAGAGTCTAACCATCGCTCAACAAATAGTCAGTGGAGTCGAGTACATTCACTCCAAAGTACTCATCCACAGGGATCTGAAG CCTGCCAACATCATGTTTGGACCGGATGGAGCAGTGAAGATTGGAGACTTTGGTCTGGTCACTGCAGATGATGTCGACGATGAAAACCCAATGGAGAGAACTAACGAAACAGGAACCTTTTTTTACATGGCTCCCGAACAA CTTGAGACCATCTATGACCGGAAGGTGGACATATTCGCCTTCGGGCTGATATACTTTGAACTCCTCTGGAAACTCTCTACTGGCCATGAAAGGGCGGAG GTTTTCAAAGATGCCAGAAATCAGAAGTTCCCCAAAGAGCTTCcacttacttttactcaagag GAACAATTAATGAGGTCAATGCTGTGTAAGGAGCCAAAACAACGACCTGAAGCAAGTGCTCTAAAGGTAGAGCTGGAAAAGTTGGCCCACACTCTCAACCCCTTAAAAACTAAACATCAGCAAAATGTAACGTCTGACAGTCACACAAGCAGGAGATTATAA
- the LOC133020311 gene encoding uncharacterized protein LOC133020311 translates to MDRIDRCRKADLYAIAAHFEFPVQGTLLKARLKECVVDMLVGKEVLGVNAASPCSDDREDMQAGAEAKPPATLPRFNPLSPTLLMSSQDARLKVRLARLQMEAERGERQAEREHHLEIRRIEAEKEVKLRRLELEAASAARSPQTTLSSPLASSFCTLDVTKQMALVPQFRESEIDSYFGVFERIAVSMQWPKEVWPLLLQCKLTGKAQEVLASISLADSLDYEIVKTTVLRAYELVPEAYRQKFRSCKKSPDRTFMEFAREKATLFDRWCTATKTTDFSSLRELVLLEEFKNSVSERIVTYLNEQKVVSMSQAAVLADEFVLTHKPAHSFSTSPTTQFRRSVSLPLRSREERECYYCHEFGHLIADCQLRMRNHPPPVQQQKGVGLISTVSRSVAVMPNVCISDLPDPSYKPFILSGLVSLTGDPKEQQKVQILRDTGAAQSFILSDAVPLSGDSFCGSSVLVQGIEMGFVPVPLHLIHLKCDLVSGIFKVGVCHNLPVKGVQFIMGNDIAGGRVLPMLEVLDCPEANAEDELAERFPGIFPVGAVTRAQSRPLSNVVDLSDSFLVPVGDVNEVTGSTSVPPPQPDKNSAVESAGLSLDPLPLPITRDKLVAMQKIDSTLEQCYGKAVTPGGDIDGKVGYFLDNALLMRKWTSSLDSERDWSVIYQIVVPVAYRQDILSLAHSHVWSGHLGITKTYDRILRHFFWPGLKRDVAAFCRTCHTCQVTGKPNQVIPPAPLCPIPALGEPFEHVLVDCVGPLPKSKTGNQFLLTIMCVATRYPEAIPLRKITAQAVVKALVKFFSTFGLPKVVQTDQGSNFLSNLFEQVLTSLSITHRVSSAYHPESQGALERWHQTLKSILRKYCLETGRDWDEGVPFALFAVREIVQESLGFSPADLVFGHTVRGPLRVLKDQLISGSASSQNVLTYVSRFRERLHSACALAREALSASQKRMKRHFDEKAVPRSLQTGDQVLVLLPIPGSSLSARFSGPYCVGRKLSDTDYVIQTPDRRRKTRVCHVNMLKLYHAKVTPPEDSVEGSTGPTVKSAVPAVLVPGSYQVPEGDEDGLELRSAPQQTPRLLNSRMLSSLDSHLAYLDEERRADMVALIRGFPCLFGDVPSLTNVLKHDIDVGGAAPIKQHPYRINATKRLIMSQEVSYLVENSLASSSSSPWSSPCLLVPKPDGTFRFCTDYRKVNAVTVPDSYPLPRIDDCVDTIGSARYVTKLDLLKGYWQVPLTARASEISAFVTPDKFQQYSVMAFGMRNAPATFQRLVNIVLADVPHCAAYLDDVVVYSSDWAAHVDTLTTVFQRLARASLTLNLAKCEFGRATVTYLGKQVGGGEVRPVEAKVTAITAFPVPITRRELRRFLGMAGYYRGFCRNFSSVVAPLTSLLSPLVPFAWSPDCQHAFVSVKTLLCSTPVLVAPDFEKPFKMEVDACNVGAGAVLIQEDSNGLDHPVCYFSRKFNECQTRYSTIEQEALALLMALQFFEVYLGSSSRPIVVYTDHNPLVFLHRMYNQNQRLMRWALIVQGYNLVIRHKKGSENMCADALSRV, encoded by the coding sequence ATGGATCGAATTGACAGATGCCGGAAGGCTGATTTATATGCCATAGCGGCTCATTTTGAGTTTCCAGTTCAGGGGACCCTGCTCAAAGCGAGACTTAAGGAGTGTGTCGTGGATATGCTGGTGGGCAAGGAGGTGCTTGGTGTGAATGCGGCTTCTCCTTGTAGTGATGATAGGGAGGACATGCAGGCTGGGGCAGAGGCTAAGCCACCCGCTACCTTACCACGCTTTAATCCGTTGTCACCTACTTTATTAATGTCGTCTCAGGACGCCCGTCTGAAAGTAAGGTTGGCCCGCTTGCAAATGGAGGCTGAGCGTGGAGAGAGGCAAGCTGAGCGTGAGCACCATCTGGAGATCCGACGGattgaggcagagaaggaggtgaaactACGGAGGTTGGAATTGGAGGCTGCAAGTGCAGCACGTTCACCCCAAACcaccctctcttctccactAGCTAGCTCATTTTGCACATTGGATGTGACTAAACAAATGGCGTTGGTTCCGCAGTTCCGGGAATCGGAAATCGATTCTTATTTTGGTGTGTTTGAACGCATCGCAGTTTCTATGCAGTGGCCTAAAGAGGTGTGGCCCCTCTTGCTTCAGTGTAAACTAACTGGTAAAGCTCAGGAGGTGTTGGCGTCCATTTCGTTGGCGGACAGTCTAGATTACGAAATTGTTAAAACCACTGTTCTTCGTGCGTATGAGTTAGTACCTGAGGCATATAGACAAAAATTTAGGAGTTGCAAAAAGTCTCCTGATCGTACTTTCATGGAGTTTGCTCGAGAGAAGGCCACCTTGTTTGATCGGTGGTGCACCGCCACTAAAACTAcagatttttcctctcttcGAGAATTAGTCCTGCTGGAGGAATTCAAGAATAGTGTATCAGAACGTATAGTAACATACTTGAATGAGCAAAAAGTGGTGTCAATGTCCCAGGCAGCTGTATTAGCGGACGAGTTTGTACTCACCCACAAGCCCGCTCATTCGTTCTCTACCTCTCCAACCACTCAGTTTCGCAGGTCAGTTTCGCTACCTTTACGTTCTAGGGAGGAACGGGagtgttattattgtcatgAATTTGGCCATTTAATTGCTGACTGTCAGCTTCGTATGAGAAATCATCCACCGCCCGTTCAACAACAAAAGGGGGTTGGGTTGATAAGTACAGTTTCTCGCTCTGTGGCAGTTATGCCGAATGTGTGCATTTCTGACCTTCCTGACCCCAGCTACAAACCATTCATTTTGAGTGGTCTTGTGTCACTGACCGGTGATCCAAAGGAACAGCAAAAGGTTCAGATTCTCCGTGACACTGGGGCGGCCCAGTCGTTTATCCTCTCTGATGCAGTGCCATTGTCAGGTGATTCATTCTGTGGTTCCAGTGTTTTGGTTCAGGGCATAGAGATGGGATTTGTGCCAGTCCCCTTGCAcctgatacatttaaaatgtgatttagtcAGTGGAATTTTCAAAGTCGGGGTATGTCATAACCTGCCGGTAAAAGGCGTTCAGTTTATCATGGGCAATGATATTGCTGGAGGCAGAGTGCTGCCTATGTTGGAGGTATTGGACTGTCCCGAAGCTAACGCTGAGGATGAGTTAGCCGAGAGATTCCCTGGGATTTTTCCGGTGGGGGCTGTTACACGGGCGCAGTCCCGACCATTGAGTAATGTGGTTGACCTGTCTGACTCCTTTCTTGTCCCAGTGGGGGACGTAAATGAGGTTACTGGTTCTACCTCTGTGCCCCCTCCACAGCCTGATAAGAACAGTGCCGTTGAGAGTGCTGGCCTTAGTCTCGACCCATTGCCTCTACCGATAACTCGTGATAAGCTGGTTGCTATGCAAAAGATAGATTCTACACTGGAGCAGTGTTATGGGAAGGCTGTTACTCCGGGTGGGGATATCGACGGTAAGGTGGGTTACTTCCTAGATAATGCTCTTCTCATGCGTAAGTGGACTTCATCTCTTGATTCAGAACGTGACTGGAGTGTGATCTATCAGATTGTAGTGCCTGTTGCATATCGACAGGATATTCTATCACTTGCTCATAGTCACGTATGGTCTGGTCATTTAGGTATCACGAAAACCTATGACAGGATTCTAAGGCACTTCTTTTGGCCTGGACTGAAACGTGATGTAGCTGCATTCTGTCGTACTTGTCATACCTGTCAGGTCACAGGAAAACCAAACCAGGTTATTCCACCCGCTCCTCTCTGTCCGATACCCGCGTTAGGTGAGCCTTTTGAGCACGTGTTAGTTGATTGTGTTGGCCCATTGCCTAAGTCTAAGACTGGTAACCAGTTTTTATTGACGATTATGTGTGTTGCTACACGGTATCCTGAGGCTATTCCCCTTCGGAAAATCACTGCTCAGGCAGTGGTCAAGGCTTTGGTTAAGTTTTTCTCGACGTTTGGGCTCCCGAAAGTGGTGCAAACTGATCAAGGAAGTAATTTCCTTTCTAACCTTTTTGAGCAGGTGCTGACATCTTTGTCTATTACACACAGAGTTTCCAGTGCCTACCACCCTGAGTCTCAGGGTGCTCTCGAACGTTGGCACCAAACGCTTAAATCCATACTGCGAAAGTACTGTCTCGAGACCGGGAGAGACTGGGATGAGGGTGTTCCTTTTGCCTTGTTTGCGGTTCGTGAGATCGTTCAGGAGTCCTTAGGGTTTAGTCCGGCTGACCTTGTTTTTGGACATACGGTACGCGGCCCTCTCAGAGTTCTGAAAGACCAGCTTATCTCGGGTAGTGCTTCTTCTCAAAATGTGTTAACTTATGTGAGCCGGTTCCGTGAACGGTTGCACAGTGCCTGTGCCCTCGCTAGGGAAGCTCTGTCCGCCTCACAGAAGCGGATGAAGCGTCACTTTGATGAGAAGGCTGTCCCACGTTCACTGCAGACGGGTGACCAGGTTCTAGTTCTGCTTCCCATTCCCggatcctccctctctgcccgtTTCTCCGGTCCTTATTGTGTGGGACGGAAGTTGAGTGACACAGATTATGTTATACAGACCCCAGATCGGAGGCGCAAGACAAGAGTTTGCCATGTTAACATGCTTAAGTTGTATCATGCAAAAGTTACTCCTCCTGAGGACTCCGTAGAAGGGTCTACGGGTCCCACAGTCAAGTCTGCCGTTCCAGCTGTATTGGTTCCAGGCTCCTACCAGGTTCCTGAGGGTGACGAGGATGGATTGGAGTTGCGGAGTGCTCCTCAACAGACCCCTCGGTTGTTGAACTCTCGGATGCTGTCATCTCTGGACTCGCATCTGGCCTATCTGGATGAGGAACGTAGGGCTGACATGGTAGCCCTAATACGTGGGTTCCCTTGTCTGTTCGGTGATGTTCCTTCCCTGACCAACGTTTTGAAGCATGATATAGATGTGGGAGGTGCAGCACCTATCAAGCAGCATCCATACCGCATTAACGCTACGAAAAGGTTGATCATGTCGCAGGAGGTGTCTTATTTAGTAGAGAATAGTCTGGCGTCTTCGAGCTCTAGTCCTTGGAGTTCACCATGCCTCTTGGTACCCAAGCCTGATGGCACGTTCCGTTTCTGTACGGATTATAGGAAGGTGAACGCAGTCACGGTTCCTGACTCGTACCCGTTGCCGCGTATTGATGATTGTGTGGACACCATTGGGTCTGCCCGGTATGTGACAAAGCTGGAtctgttaaagggatattggcAAGTCCCACTTACTGCTCGTGCTTCGGAGATCTCCGCATTTGTCACTCCAGACAAGTTTCAGCAGTACTCAGTGATGGCGTTTGGGATGCGGAATGCACCTGCCACTTTCCAGCGCTTAGTGAATATTGTTTTAGCTGACGTCCCACACTGTGCTGCTTACCTCGATGATGTAGTTGTGTATTCGTCTGATTGGGCTGCTCATGTAGATACCTTGACAACAGTGTTCCAGCGTTTGGCGAGGGCTTCCTTGACGCTGAATTTGGCAAAATGTGAGTTTGGTAGGGCTACCGTTACTTACCTTGGTAAACAGGTTGGGGGTGGTGAGGTGCGCCCCGTGGAGGCTAAGGTGACTGCTATCACTGCCTTCCCAGTGCCCATCACCCGGCGTGAGCTGCGCCGCTTCTTGGGTATGGCTGGGTATTATCGTGGGTTCTGTAGgaatttttcctctgttgtcgCCCCTCTGACTAGTCTGCTGAGCCCCTTGGTCCCGTTTGCGTGGTCTCCAGATTGCCAACacgcttttgtttctgttaagaCTCTGCTATGTAGTACCCCTGTTCTGGTGGCTCCTGACTTTGAGAAGCCATTCAAGATGGAGGTAGACGCATGCAATGTAGGTGCCGGTGCCGTTCTTATCCAGGAGGATTCCAACGGGCTGGACCATCCGGTCTGCTACTTCTCACGGAAGTTCAATGAGTGCCAGACACGGTACTCTACTATTGAGCAGGAAGCTCTGGCTTTGCTGATGGCACTCCAGTTTTTTGAAGTTTATTTGGGATCGAGTTCTAGGCCAATTGTGGTCTACACGGATCACAATCCGCTGGTTTTTCTCCACCGGATGTATAATCAGAACCAGCGCCTCATGCGGTGGGCGCTGATTGTGCAGGGGTACAACCTGGTGATTCGTCACAAGAAGGGCTCCGAGAATATGTGTGCGGATGCCCTTTCTCGTGTGTGA
- the LOC133021033 gene encoding interferon-induced, double-stranded RNA-activated protein kinase-like: protein MTAVNYVAKLLDYAQKTGSNVIFEEVSSVGQDHEKTFTQRVVCNGEVYPEGVGRTKKEAKHNAAEHALRGLLENEPASNVVNSQSENDNSFEETNFKGILDQHCLKKNLVHNYIQVKRSGLPQSLQFTYKVVIEDKEYPEGEGHTIKQAQQKAAQQAWSALQEQSDWDSKVSLRSTLSEDDDPSMMSSTSTSTSTSTSTSTSTSTSLDPTKSSPQSEPKSTSDSIVFIDSSNPHNNQTGDEKYGGTSSQQNEESKQDLSEICDKTNSLSVKAQGGNFIGIVNQYCQKTQRSHTYVLEKRCGEAHSPQFFYKLMIDNKEYPVGEGKNVKEAKQNAARLAWAALQEQTDYDSKVALENKGRADRVSNTPTKSRFTSLFDSIKYLGGGAFGRVYEVRQMLPDKKYAVKIVRGKKKALQECYGSRIPRKRDQGAQQTSQRGDNRGKIPTEPTIIPSHTQEAAQLTPGDGHWEGSDSSHLSLHGAHLTTPNLFTKRQGSPRQTLEHCCQGIYMSSPIRRIHNYIIEENNHTRNKEVKALSDLLHHNIVRYYSCWMEDIGYMQNSSADSSSSQESSPEFLYIQMELCGLKTLRHWIKERNTRTLPDSNRRYESLTIAQQIVSGVEYIHSKVLIHRDLKPANIMFGLDGAVKIGDFGLVTADDVDDENPMERTTKSGTLFYMAPEQLGHKYDRKVDIFAFGLIYFELLWKLATGHERVEVFENARYQKFPEEFPLSFFQEEQIVRSMLCKEPKQRPDASALKAELEKLAHTLNP, encoded by the exons ATGACCGCTGTAAACTACGTAGCTAAGCTTTTGGATTACGCACAGAAAACAGGCTCCAATGTGATTTTTGAAGAGGTGAGCTCCGTGGGACAGGACCATGAGAAGAC ATTCACCCAGAGGGTAGTCTGCAACGGTGAGGTGTATCCTGAAGGTGTGGGGAGGACCAAGAAGGAAGCCAAGCATAATGCTGCTGAACATGCCTTGAGAGGCTTGTTGGAGAATGAACCTGCCAG CAATGTGGTAAATAGCCAGAGTGAGAATGACAACAGCTTTGAAGAGACAAATTTCAAAGGAATTCTCGACCAGCACTGTCTGAAAAAAAACCTCGTCCATAATTACATCCAAGTGAAAAGAAGCGGTCTACCACAGAGTCTCCA ATTCACCTACAAAGTAGTAATTGAAGACAAGGAGTACCCTGAGGGGGAGGGTCATACTATCAAGCAAGCCCAACAAAAAGCTGCTCAGCAGGCCTGGTCTGCTCTTCAAGAGCAGTCCGACTGGGACAGCAAG GTTTCCTTGAGGTCCACTTTGTCCGAAGATGATGATCCCTCCATGATGTCATCAACTTCAACCTCGACTTCGACTTCGACATCGACCTCGACCTCGACATCAACTTCACT GGACCCCACAAAGTCGTCACCACAAAGCGAACCAAAGAGTACAAGTGACTCCATAGTATTCATCGACTCATCGAACCCTCACAATAATCAG ACTGGAGATGAGAAATATGGTGGCACATCAAGCCAGCAAAATGAGGAATCCAAACAAGATTTGTCAGAAATCTG TGATAAGACCAACAGCCTTAGTGTAAAGGCACAAGGTGGAAACTTCATTGGCATTGTCAACCAGTACTGTCAGAAAACACAGCGCTCCCACACTTACGTCTTAGAAAAAAGATGCGGTGAAGCACACAGCCCCCA ATTTTTCTACAAGTTAATGATCGACAACAAGGAGTACCCTGTGGGTGAGGGGAAGAATGTGAAAGAAGCCAAACAAAATGCAGCTCGGCTGGCCTGGGCTGCTCTTCAAGAGCAGACCGACTACGACAGCAag GTTGCTCTGGAAAACAAGGGTAGGGCCGATAGAGTGAGTAACACACCAACCAAGTCCAG ATTTACATCACTGTTTGATTCCATAAAGTATCTTGGGGGAGGAGCCTTTGGTCGGGTGTACGAAGTAAGACAAATGCTGCCCGACAAGAAGTATGCCGTCAAGATTGTCCGTGGCAAAAA AAAAGCTCTGCAAGAGTGTTACGGCTCCAGGAT ACCACGCAAACGGGACCAAGGGGCTCAGCAGACTAGTCAGAGGGGcgacaacagaggaaaaattcCTACAGAACCCACGATAATACCCAGCCATACCCAAGAAGCGGCGCAGCTCACGCCGGGTGATGGGCACTGGGAAGGCAGTGATAGCAGTCACCTTAGCCTCCACGGGGCGCACCTCACCACCCCCAACCTGTTTACCAAG CGTCAAGGAAGCCCTCGCCAAACGCTGGAACACTGTTGTCAAGGTATCTACATGAGCAGCCCAATCAGACGAATACACAACTACATCATCGAG gaaaacaaccacacacgtaacaAAGAGGTTAAGGCATTATCAGACCTTCTTCACCACAACATTGTGCGATACTACTCTTGTTGGATGGAAGATATAGGTTACATGCAGAACAGTTCAGCAGACAGCAGCTCTTCTCA GGAATCATCGCCAGAGTTCCTTTACATTCAAATGGAGTTGTGTGGCTTAAAAACACTTAGACACTGGATAAAAGAGAGGAATACGAGAACTCTGCCAGACTCCAACAGACGATATGAGAGTCTAACCATCGCTCAACAAATTGTCAGTGGAGTCGAGTACATTCACTCCAAAGTACTCATCCACAGGGATCTGAAG CCTGCCAACATCATGTTTGGACTGGATGGAGCAGTGAAGATTGGAGACTTTGGTCTGGTCACTGCTGATGATGTCGACGATGAAAACCCAATGGAGAGAACTACCAAATCAGGAACCCTTTTTTACATGGCTCCCGAACAA CTTGGGCACAAATATGACCGGAAGGTGGACATATTCGCCTTTGGGCTGATATACTTTGAACTCCTCTGGAAACTCGCTACTGGCCATGAAAGAGTGGAG GTTTTCGAAAATGCCAGATATCAGAAGTTCCCCGAAGAgtttccactttctttttttcaagag gaacAAATAGTGAGGTCAATGCTGTGTAAGGAGCCAAAACAACGACCTGACGCAAGTGCTCTAAAGGCAGAGCTGGAAAAGTTGGCCCACACTCTCAACCCTTAA